A segment of the Micromonospora sediminicola genome:
AGTCGGCGAGCAGGGTGAGCGCGTCGTCGAGGCGGTGCGAGGTCAGGCCGTTGGTGTTGTAGGCGTAGCGCAGGGTCATCGCCCGCTCCGCTGCACGGCGTGCCGGGTGGGCTCCCGGTAGAGCGGATAGAGCGGGCCGATCGTGCGGGCCACCGCCGCCAGGTCGAGCCAGGCGTCGGCGGCGCCGAGCCGTTCCCGGCCGGCCTGGTCGAGGACCACGGGCGCGGCGCCGGCGTGCGGCGGAGTCCCGAGACCGACCAGCGGTGAGTCCCGCTCCCGCAGGCGTTCGATCCCGCGCGCCGCGATCCGTCCGTACGACATGGTTTCCGCCTCCAGCCCGGGCACGATCACCTTGGCCACCGTCGCGCCCTCCCCGGGCGCGACGACGACCAGCACGTCGAAGTCGGCGAGCCGGCGCAGCAGTTCGGCCAGCAGCGCGCCCTGGTCGTCGAGGCTGCCCGGCGCGACGGTGGGCAGCGCGCTGAGGGGCACGCTGTCGCGGCGGGCCAGCACCACCGGTTCCAGCAGCGCGAGCAGTTGCGCGCCGTCGAGGTGCGTCCAGCCGCGCATGGCGGTGATCGCCCGGCTCTCCTGCGCCTCGGCCGGCCGGGCGAACTCCCGCCGCCAGTACGCCTGCGGCGCGACCGGCCGCAGCAGGTCCAGCGGTGCGTGCGAGAAGACCTTGCGGGATCGCGACGAGACGTACTCCAGCAGCGCCTTGCGCAGGGCGACCTCCCGGTCCGGGTGCACGGCCTCGCCGCAGGCGGTGACCGCCAGTGCCGGTGTCTCGGGCTGTCGGTCGATGCCGACCACATGCACGTCGGGCATGCCGAACGCGGTCGAGGCGAGCTTGGGC
Coding sequences within it:
- a CDS encoding YcaO-like family protein, with protein sequence MTRAVEPRTPITSARSVADRLADALPAGEVGDFDVSGLDRLGVPVISADHLGAGWPRAAAVGYGATVEQARTGAYGELAEALLLHGHLRTMTPRRASYRELRGAVGAHGVVDPRSLVLPAGTVVDDDQPRSWLPTLRWRTGETVLVPAEFCAADGADLPWQDPAERLIPVITNGSGAGDTVERAVAHGLLELLQRDGNTTAFRAMDAGVVIDVDEVHDPVIRLMLDRLADAGIEVLPKLASTAFGMPDVHVVGIDRQPETPALAVTACGEAVHPDREVALRKALLEYVSSRSRKVFSHAPLDLLRPVAPQAYWRREFARPAEAQESRAITAMRGWTHLDGAQLLALLEPVVLARRDSVPLSALPTVAPGSLDDQGALLAELLRRLADFDVLVVVAPGEGATVAKVIVPGLEAETMSYGRIAARGIERLRERDSPLVGLGTPPHAGAAPVVLDQAGRERLGAADAWLDLAAVARTIGPLYPLYREPTRHAVQRSGR